The genomic region AACGTTGTTAATCTCCTTCGCTTTCCTGGTCGTATTTTCAAGATTACGGGTCAGCTCGCTTTGGATAAATTTTGCAGCTTGTTCATTTTCTTTGTATCGGGGGCTATAAAAGGTTTGTGCACCCGACCATCTGGAGGAAGGGAATGCATTTAAATGAATACTTAAAAAGAACTCCGCTTCTGATTCATTGATAAGAGCTAATCTTTTATGGAGGTCTTCTGTCTTTCTGCGGCTATATCCCCTAGTCTCGGGGTCGGCTAGATCAACATCTTCCTCCCTTGTCATCAAAACAAGTGCACCTTGCTGCTGAAGGAAATCCCTCAGTTTTAATGAGATATTTAATGCAATATCTTTTTCCACCACATTTTCTTTACTGGCACCTGGATCCACGCCCCCATGTCCCGGGTCCAAATAA from Bacillus oleivorans harbors:
- the cwlD gene encoding N-acetylmuramoyl-L-alanine amidase CwlD, which translates into the protein MRKNAKWFIFSIGIVVLFFIIQFDIKNDESWDSWNLPLTGKIIYLDPGHGGVDPGASKENVVEKDIALNISLKLRDFLQQQGALVLMTREEDVDLADPETRGYSRRKTEDLHKRLALINESEAEFFLSIHLNAFPSSRWSGAQTFYSPRYKENEQAAKFIQSELTRNLENTTRKAKEINNVFLIKHAEKPGVLVEVGFLSNSIERGNLQNEAYQEMLAASIYKGILRYFSEVNYEEPKDD